CGCGTTCGCTGACCACGATGCGGTGCGGAATGCCGATCAATTCGAGGTCGGCGAACATCGCGCCCGGCCGCAAACCCCGGTCGTCCAGTGCGGTTTCGATGCCGCGTGCATTCAGTTCCGAATACAAGGATTCGGCGGCGGCGTTCACGTCCGGATTGTCCTTGGGATTGATCAGGCAAACCACCGCCCGCCACGGCGCCATCGGTTCGGGCCAGACGATGCCTGCCTCGTCGTGGTTCTGTTCGATGGCGGCCGCGACGATGCGCGTGATGCCGATGCCGTAGCAGCCCATGTGCAGCACGCGGTTCTGGCCCGCGTCGTCCAGCACGGTCGCACCCATCGCTTCGGAATATTTGGTGCCGAGCTGGAACACGTGGCCGACCTCGATGCCGCGCGCGATTCCCAGCGTGCCTTTGCCGTCCGGTGAAGGATCGCCCGCGGCCACCTTGCGCAGGTCTTCGACGCGGGTGATGCGCGCGTCGCGTTCCCAGTTGGCGCCGGTGCAATGCGTCCCCGCCTGGTTGCCGCCGCACACGAAGTCCGCCACCACTGCGGCGGCGCGATCCACGATCACGGGAATGTCGTCGGGCAGGCCGACCGGGCCGAGGAAACCCGGCACGCAGCCGATCCGTTTCATGATCTCGGCTTCGTCGGCGAGCACGGATTCGCCCGGCAATTCCGGCAGTTTCGCGGCCTTGATCTCGTTGATTTCGTGATCGCCGCGCAGGCACAACGCGACCAGGCCGCCGTTGCCGCGCACGAGCAGGGTCTTGATGCATTGCGCGGGCGAAACCTTGAGGAACGCGCTGACTTCCTCGATGGTTTTCTGCGTAGGCGTGTCGACGCGCGCCAGCGGCCGCGAAGGCGCGGGACGCGGCGTCGCGGGCGTCAGCGCTTCGGCGCGCTCCACGTTGGCGGCGTAATCGGACTCATCGGAAAACGCCAGCGCGTCCTCGCCGGATTCGGCGAGCACGTGGAATTCCTGCGAGGCGCTGCCGCCGATCGCGCCGGTGTCGGCCTGCACCGCGCGGAACTTCAAACCCAGCCGCGTGAAGATGCGCGTGTAGGCGTCGTGCATGATGCGGTACGACTCGGCCATGCCTTCGGGCGTCAAGTCGAACGAATACGCATCCTTCATCAGGAATTCGCGCGCGCGCATCACGCCGAAACGCGGACGGATTTCGTCGCGGAATTTGGTCTGGATCTGGTAGAGGTTCAGTGGCAGCTGCTTGTAGCTGCGCAATTCATTGCGCGCGTAATCGGTGACCACTTCCTCGGCGGTCGGGGCGTAGCAGTATTCGGCTTCCTTGCGGTCCTCGATTTTCAGAAGCTGCGGACCGAATTTTTGCCAGCGGCCGGTTTCTTCCCACAGTTCCTTCGGCTGGATCGTGGGCATCAGCAATTCGATCGCGCCGGCGCGGTTCATTTCCTCGCGCACGATGGCTTCGACCTTGCGCATCACGCGCAGGCCCAGCGGCGACCACGTGTAAATGCCCGAGGCGAGTTTGCGGATCATGCCCGCCCGCAGCATCAACTTGTGGCTGACGATCTCCGCGTCGGCGGGCGCCTCGCGGGTGGTGGCGAGGTGGAATTTCGACAGGCGCATTGCTTTCAATCCGGCGTCAAAACACGAAATTGTAGCGGTGAAACTTGCGTTGTTTTTTATTGGGGCTGTCCTAGATAACGCTAAGGAACGTCTGATTTATTCCCCGTCTGAGGCATCATAGCCACATCGCCGAACCGGAACTGCCACCGATGAAGCAAGCCACGTTCGCATCGTTGAACTTCGATGCCAAGAAGCGACGCACGCGCCGCGAGGTGTTCCTGGCCGAGATGGACAAGGTGGTGCCGTGGGATGCACTGCTGGCGTTGCTGGCGCCCGCGTATCCGACCAGCGGCCGCCGCGGGCGACCGCCGATGGCGCTTGCGAGCATGCTGCGCATCCACTTCATGCAGCAGTGGTACGCATTGTCCGATCCTGCGATGGAAGATGCGTTGTACGAGATCGAGTCGATGCGGCGGTTTGCAGGATTGGAGTTGAACGAGGACGCGATTCCGGACGAGACGACGATCCTGAAGTTCCGGCGCTGGCTGGAACGGCACGGCTTCGCGACGCAGATCCTGGCGGTGGTGAACGCGCATCTCGGGGAGCACAAGCTGCTGTTGCGCGCAGGGA
The genomic region above belongs to Rhodanobacteraceae bacterium and contains:
- a CDS encoding Prolyl-tRNA synthetase, bacterial type, which translates into the protein MRLSKFHLATTREAPADAEIVSHKLMLRAGMIRKLASGIYTWSPLGLRVMRKVEAIVREEMNRAGAIELLMPTIQPKELWEETGRWQKFGPQLLKIEDRKEAEYCYAPTAEEVVTDYARNELRSYKQLPLNLYQIQTKFRDEIRPRFGVMRAREFLMKDAYSFDLTPEGMAESYRIMHDAYTRIFTRLGLKFRAVQADTGAIGGSASQEFHVLAESGEDALAFSDESDYAANVERAEALTPATPRPAPSRPLARVDTPTQKTIEEVSAFLKVSPAQCIKTLLVRGNGGLVALCLRGDHEINEIKAAKLPELPGESVLADEAEIMKRIGCVPGFLGPVGLPDDIPVIVDRAAAVVADFVCGGNQAGTHCTGANWERDARITRVEDLRKVAAGDPSPDGKGTLGIARGIEVGHVFQLGTKYSEAMGATVLDDAGQNRVLHMGCYGIGITRIVAAAIEQNHDEAGIVWPEPMAPWRAVVCLINPKDNPDVNAAAESLYSELNARGIETALDDRGLRPGAMFADLELIGIPHRIVVSERGLAAGTFEYRGRRDSESRNLDRAALLDLFAGH